From a region of the Dehalococcoidia bacterium genome:
- a CDS encoding 4Fe-4S dicluster domain-containing protein: protein MQLAFFFDQTRCTGCYTCVVACKDWHDVSAGPASWMRVATIERGEYPHPFVAFLGIHCYHCAEPACVPACPVDAIVKRLEDGIVVVDSATCLGKDKCQLCLEACPYDAPQFGAEDNAKMQKCDLCLERWAEGKQPICVAGCPMRALDAGTLEELEAKYGQVREAVGLAYNDSIKPSAIFKPKPEYTTSRR, encoded by the coding sequence ATGCAACTAGCCTTCTTTTTCGATCAGACCAGGTGCACCGGCTGTTATACCTGCGTGGTGGCCTGCAAGGACTGGCACGATGTATCGGCGGGGCCGGCAAGCTGGATGAGGGTAGCGACCATAGAGCGGGGCGAATATCCCCACCCATTTGTTGCCTTCTTGGGCATACACTGCTATCACTGTGCTGAACCGGCTTGCGTGCCAGCCTGCCCGGTGGATGCCATAGTCAAACGCCTTGAAGACGGCATAGTAGTGGTTGATAGTGCTACCTGCCTGGGAAAGGATAAGTGCCAGTTATGTCTCGAAGCCTGCCCATATGACGCGCCGCAGTTCGGTGCTGAGGATAATGCCAAGATGCAGAAATGCGACCTCTGCCTGGAGCGCTGGGCAGAGGGCAAGCAGCCCATTTGCGTGGCCGGATGCCCCATGCGAGCACTAGATGCGGGAACGCTCGAGGAATTGGAAGCTAAGTATGGACAGGTAAGAGAGGCTGTAGGTTTAGCCTATAATGACAGTATTAAGCCCTCCGCGATATTCAAGCCCAAGCCTGAATATACTACATCTCGCCGTTAG
- a CDS encoding VOC family protein yields the protein MATQKEPTVELPPVEQIGIVVEDIDRAMDYYSSTFGWGPFNVLELEMKGATYRGQKCDCKLKLAFARSGPIEIELIQVLEGETPHTEFLKEKGEGLQHLRFRVDDIDEALSRFAKDGIEPVFQHSYPEVGVSFAYLNTDRIGGFMIELIEIKKRDRG from the coding sequence ATGGCAACACAAAAGGAACCAACAGTAGAATTACCCCCGGTGGAGCAGATAGGCATTGTGGTAGAGGATATAGATCGGGCAATGGATTACTATAGCTCTACCTTTGGCTGGGGACCATTTAATGTTTTGGAGCTTGAGATGAAGGGAGCTACCTATCGGGGACAGAAATGCGATTGCAAATTGAAGCTGGCCTTCGCCCGCTCAGGCCCCATCGAGATCGAGCTGATTCAGGTGCTGGAAGGAGAAACACCCCACACCGAGTTTCTAAAGGAAAAGGGAGAGGGGTTGCAGCATCTGCGATTCCGGGTGGACGATATTGATGAAGCGCTGTCCAGGTTTGCTAAGGATGGTATCGAGCCAGTATTTCAGCATAGTTACCCTGAGGTTGGAGTATCGTTCGCCTACCTGAACACCGACCGCATTGGCGGTTTCATGATAGAGCTAATTGAGATAAAGAAGCGTGACAGGGGATAA
- a CDS encoding Zn-ribbon domain-containing OB-fold protein — MEGKSMETEALSVKCTADMPYSYHAGFYYSRFLKELRDNKRIVGVKCPCCGKVYVPPRMVCRDCFVTMEEFTEVGDEGTLLAFTVTNFPYIDTTKGEPKRIPYTAAYIRLDGADSNIVHCLDETDEKKIAAGMRVQAVFSDNRTGDYFHDIDHFTIIGDDGG, encoded by the coding sequence ATGGAAGGGAAGAGCATGGAAACCGAGGCGCTCAGTGTAAAGTGCACTGCCGATATGCCGTACAGTTATCACGCCGGTTTCTACTATAGCAGGTTCCTAAAGGAGCTGAGGGATAACAAGCGGATAGTCGGGGTGAAGTGTCCTTGTTGCGGTAAAGTTTACGTACCGCCACGTATGGTGTGTCGCGACTGCTTCGTAACCATGGAAGAGTTCACGGAGGTGGGTGACGAAGGGACATTGCTCGCCTTCACCGTAACGAACTTTCCCTATATTGATACAACCAAAGGGGAGCCGAAGAGGATTCCGTACACGGCAGCGTATATCAGGCTTGACGGTGCCGATTCCAACATTGTGCATTGCCTCGATGAGACGGATGAAAAGAAAATTGCGGCCGGTATGCGGGTGCAGGCGGTATTTAGCGATAATAGGACAGGTGACTACTTCCATGACATCGACCATTTCACTATTATCGGAGATGATGGAGGGTAG